One genomic region from Aliarcobacter cryaerophilus ATCC 43158 encodes:
- a CDS encoding chemotaxis protein CheW: MEHNHEKSVTPNITEFMTFELGKMKYAIELPKIKEILTYPDNITILPNTSDWVKGLINSRGEVVPILDIRVKFNTGPAVYDVNTSIIIVITEDKRMVGIVVDLVDDTQKIDTSMLASVSEMGSGIPARYLKGYVRVEDNKMLVIMDIEKVVCKEELED; the protein is encoded by the coding sequence ATGGAACATAATCATGAAAAAAGTGTTACTCCAAATATAACTGAGTTTATGACATTTGAATTAGGAAAAATGAAATATGCTATTGAGTTACCAAAAATAAAAGAGATATTGACTTATCCAGATAATATTACTATTTTACCAAATACTTCTGATTGGGTAAAAGGTTTGATTAATTCAAGAGGAGAAGTTGTTCCTATTTTGGATATTAGAGTTAAGTTTAACACAGGTCCAGCTGTTTACGATGTAAATACTTCTATTATTATAGTAATTACTGAAGATAAAAGAATGGTTGGAATTGTAGTTGATTTAGTTGATGATACACAAAAAATAGATACTTCTATGCTAGCTTCAGTTTCTGAAATGGGTTCTGGAATTCCTGCTAGATACCTAAAAGGTTATGTAAGAGTAGAAGATAATAAAATGCTAGTTATTATGGATATTGAAAAGGTTGTTTGTAAAGAAGAGTTAGAGGATTAA
- the xseA gene encoding exodeoxyribonuclease VII large subunit — protein sequence MNPISVTTLNTQIKSLLETTFMQVFVSGEISNLVIHSSGHIYFSIKDESSTISCVMFKGNTKYLKFELENGQKVQITANITVFVPRGNYQLLCTKIEPDGIGSLALAYEQLKVKLQAKGYFEQSIKKTLPKYPRKIAIVTSPTGAAIEDMKKVASARWNLVELILIPTLVQGAGSIEDIAKNIKIADSLNCDIIIVGRGGGSIEDLWSFNSELVADAIFSSITPIISAVGHEIDYLISDFVADIRAATPSNAIEIALPSQNEHLLYIDSLIENFQKVLKTTFEKKEQELKNLKLSFEQNSINSKLFFVESQIKLLKEQFFQSLNQKLQIASNILDNLKSNYFLNNPVNRQKNGLVELSKNKKLINLDLVKVDDIVELQSIDIIAECKIISLSKQKVK from the coding sequence ATGAATCCAATTAGTGTAACTACTTTAAATACACAAATAAAATCTCTTTTAGAGACAACTTTTATGCAAGTTTTTGTTTCTGGAGAGATTTCAAATCTAGTTATTCACAGCTCTGGGCATATATATTTTTCAATCAAAGATGAGAGTTCAACAATCTCTTGTGTGATGTTTAAAGGTAATACAAAATACTTAAAATTTGAGTTAGAAAATGGACAAAAAGTACAAATAACTGCAAATATTACTGTTTTTGTTCCAAGAGGAAATTATCAACTTCTTTGCACTAAAATTGAGCCAGATGGAATAGGAAGTTTGGCTTTGGCGTATGAGCAACTTAAAGTAAAACTTCAAGCAAAAGGTTATTTTGAACAAAGTATAAAAAAAACTCTTCCAAAATATCCAAGAAAGATTGCGATTGTAACAAGTCCAACAGGAGCTGCTATTGAAGATATGAAAAAAGTTGCAAGTGCCAGATGGAATTTAGTTGAGTTAATACTTATTCCAACTCTTGTTCAAGGAGCTGGAAGTATTGAAGATATTGCAAAAAATATAAAAATCGCAGATAGTTTAAACTGTGATATTATAATTGTAGGACGAGGAGGGGGAAGTATTGAAGATTTATGGTCTTTTAACAGTGAACTTGTGGCAGATGCAATTTTTAGCTCAATTACGCCAATAATTTCTGCAGTTGGACACGAAATAGATTATTTAATAAGTGATTTTGTAGCAGATATAAGAGCTGCAACTCCATCAAATGCTATTGAGATTGCACTTCCTAGCCAAAATGAACATCTTTTATATATAGATAGTTTAATTGAAAATTTTCAAAAGGTATTAAAGACAACTTTTGAGAAAAAAGAGCAAGAACTTAAGAATTTAAAATTAAGTTTTGAACAAAATTCAATAAACTCTAAATTATTTTTTGTAGAGTCACAAATAAAACTTTTAAAAGAGCAGTTTTTTCAAAGTTTAAATCAAAAACTACAAATTGCTTCTAATATTTTGGATAATTTAAAATCAAATTATTTTTTAAATAATCCAGTAAATAGACAAAAAAATGGTTTAGTTGAGTTGAGTAAAAATAAAAAGCTTATAAATTTGGATTTAGTAAAAGTAGATGATATTGTAGAGTTACAATCTATTGATATAATTGCAGAGTGTAAAATAATTAGTTTAAGTAAACAAAAGGTAAAATAA
- the ubiE gene encoding bifunctional demethylmenaquinone methyltransferase/2-methoxy-6-polyprenyl-1,4-benzoquinol methylase UbiE has product MEKQEKIVSMFNNIAPTYDKANRVLSMGIDKSWRDKACNKTFELYGQKEIEKIVDVACGTGDMIIFWKQNAGKKNITLKNIVGIDPSVGMMEVGKKKLPEVEFIEAFATSMPLENESADIVSISYGIRNVVQRQEAFVEFARVLKKGGLVVISEFTKNQKETPIDYLTAFYMDKILPVVGGIISKNKEAYRYLPDSIDEFLTTSNLQKELRNAGLEPIYTKAFSMKISTLIIAKKI; this is encoded by the coding sequence ATGGAAAAACAAGAAAAAATAGTATCAATGTTTAATAATATAGCCCCAACTTATGATAAAGCAAATAGAGTTTTATCAATGGGAATAGATAAAAGTTGGAGAGATAAAGCTTGTAATAAGACATTTGAATTATATGGTCAAAAAGAGATAGAAAAAATAGTTGATGTTGCTTGTGGAACAGGTGATATGATAATTTTTTGGAAGCAAAATGCAGGTAAAAAAAATATTACTTTAAAAAATATTGTAGGAATAGACCCAAGTGTTGGAATGATGGAAGTTGGAAAGAAAAAACTTCCAGAAGTTGAATTTATAGAAGCTTTTGCAACATCTATGCCACTTGAAAATGAAAGTGCTGATATAGTATCAATCTCTTATGGAATTAGAAATGTAGTACAAAGACAAGAGGCTTTTGTAGAGTTTGCAAGAGTTCTTAAAAAAGGTGGTTTAGTTGTGATTAGTGAATTTACAAAGAATCAAAAAGAGACACCTATTGATTATTTAACAGCTTTTTATATGGATAAAATTTTACCAGTTGTTGGTGGAATAATATCAAAAAACAAAGAGGCTTATAGATATTTACCAGACTCTATTGATGAGTTTTTAACAACATCAAATTTACAAAAAGAGCTAAGAAATGCTGGATTAGAACCAATATACACAAAAGCATTTTCTATGAAAATTTCTACACTAATAATTGCAAAAAAAATCTAA
- a CDS encoding TIGR00282 family metallophosphoesterase has translation MRIGFIGDIVGRPGRKIIKDSLKTIKEEHKIDFIIANGENASHGFGLTIDSSKELFSSGIDLITGGNHSFDKKKDVQYLHESGNVLRPDNYPDGVVGSGLKICDIKVEERDEKLAVINLMGQFAMPLVENPFNWATKLIKNLEEQNIKNIFVDFHGEATSEKRVMLMMFKNKVSAICGTHTHVGTDDLQIFQNTAYLTDIGLTGCYDNVIGMDEKAPIKRATTGIGSHFEVPNSCKAILQMMVVDIEDGKAINSFKIKKYCNSSKLHISDAIII, from the coding sequence TTGAGAATAGGGTTTATAGGTGATATAGTAGGTCGCCCTGGAAGAAAGATTATAAAAGATAGTTTAAAAACTATTAAAGAAGAGCATAAAATAGATTTTATTATAGCAAATGGTGAAAATGCAAGTCATGGTTTTGGACTTACTATTGATAGTTCAAAAGAGTTGTTTTCTAGTGGAATTGATTTAATTACAGGTGGAAATCATAGCTTTGATAAGAAAAAAGATGTTCAATATTTACATGAAAGTGGAAATGTTTTAAGACCAGATAATTATCCAGATGGTGTAGTTGGAAGTGGTTTGAAAATATGTGATATAAAAGTTGAAGAAAGAGATGAAAAACTAGCAGTTATAAATCTTATGGGACAATTTGCAATGCCTTTGGTTGAAAATCCATTTAACTGGGCTACAAAATTAATAAAAAATTTAGAGGAACAAAATATTAAAAATATTTTTGTAGATTTTCACGGTGAGGCAACAAGTGAAAAAAGAGTTATGCTTATGATGTTTAAAAATAAAGTTAGTGCAATTTGTGGAACACATACTCATGTAGGAACAGATGATTTACAAATTTTTCAAAATACTGCATATTTAACAGATATTGGATTAACTGGATGTTATGACAATGTTATAGGAATGGATGAAAAAGCACCAATTAAAAGAGCAACAACTGGAATTGGTAGCCACTTTGAGGTTCCAAATTCTTGTAAAGCAATACTTCAAATGATGGTAGTAGATATAGAAGATGGAAAAGCTATCAACTCTTTTAAGATAAAAAAATATTGTAATAGTAGCAAATTGCATATTAGTGACGCAATAATTATTTAA
- a CDS encoding PAS domain-containing sensor histidine kinase, with protein sequence MKTSFYIKLFGAFTIFIVILLLLINIAFNNFYSMYSNKIEVKKVEYILDTQAKKFEDYIKTYTEKLLFIEPILSKIKNESELKTIVNDSLFQDLNIATFRVVDFDSKESLKLINKNKKDNYFSQRLKSIFMEPYFKELQSLNKFDIFNYCEDDENNFLNFSIRGENKFYILKVDLKAILDEISSSYNKKILIKDTNGNFLDKDMIQIPIDEYIYKKVFIKNDKFYTFLMDKSIDEKNSFIKDYYKVVVFVIFVLALVLASVFTYIINKENKKIEDENKKLNFDIVENSLVLNENQKIMNEHIMFIQIDKDGIINEVSIAFSDFLGYSRSELLGHSYKLFVFKDMKQVFKKAVKNELNKSTFELRNVQGKRKNLESFWVDIFVEEQIEDNKTIAYNIICQDVTDKKRIYKLYKDLNLKIEEYDAIFENVHSGIALLNLENKFVKVNSKISELLGYSQEEILKLSPVDIISNSSKELLENMLRDIADFTKILKIEKIFIKKDNTPIHLELSLILLAKKARIIFIINSLEDKRKLQELNLNLEKRIKKELEKSKTKDKIHYQEQLKSAKLSYIGVLSAGITHEINTPLTYVKGNLELMHYDIEALENSDIKNRMLQDSKKIKEGLNRIANIVESMREISHSNESEKTDFNIYATILTALTMAHNRAKHISKIYLNGEIFDINNIDNNRFIFMSNIQKQRIEQIWIIIINNALDELVKIENYENRELKIDILEEKNSILVRFKDNAGGLNKEILKKLFEPFTSSKSQGGMGIGLSIAKKIIEEHNGSIKAYNEDNGALFEIRLKKIKEDKV encoded by the coding sequence TTGAAAACTTCATTTTATATAAAACTTTTTGGTGCATTTACTATTTTTATTGTGATACTTTTACTTCTTATAAATATTGCTTTTAACAACTTTTACTCAATGTATAGCAATAAAATAGAGGTAAAAAAAGTTGAATATATTTTAGATACTCAAGCTAAAAAATTTGAAGATTATATAAAAACTTATACTGAAAAACTTTTGTTTATAGAGCCCATTTTATCAAAAATAAAAAATGAAAGTGAGCTAAAAACTATTGTAAATGATAGTTTGTTTCAAGATTTAAATATTGCAACTTTTAGAGTTGTTGATTTTGATTCAAAAGAGAGTTTAAAACTAATAAATAAAAATAAAAAAGATAACTACTTTTCGCAAAGATTAAAATCTATATTTATGGAGCCATATTTTAAAGAGTTACAATCTTTAAATAAGTTTGATATTTTTAATTATTGTGAAGATGACGAGAATAATTTTTTAAATTTCTCAATTAGAGGTGAAAATAAATTCTATATCTTAAAAGTTGATTTAAAAGCTATTTTAGATGAAATTTCAAGCTCTTACAATAAGAAAATACTAATCAAAGATACAAATGGCAATTTTTTAGATAAAGATATGATTCAAATTCCAATTGATGAATATATTTATAAAAAAGTTTTTATAAAAAATGATAAGTTTTATACTTTTTTGATGGATAAAAGTATTGATGAAAAAAATAGTTTTATAAAAGATTATTATAAAGTTGTTGTCTTTGTAATTTTTGTTTTAGCTTTAGTTTTGGCATCTGTTTTTACATATATTATAAATAAAGAGAATAAGAAAATAGAAGATGAAAACAAAAAATTAAATTTTGATATAGTAGAAAATTCTCTTGTGTTAAATGAAAATCAAAAAATCATGAATGAGCATATTATGTTTATTCAAATTGATAAAGATGGGATAATAAATGAAGTAAGTATTGCTTTTAGCGATTTCTTAGGATATTCAAGAAGCGAACTTTTAGGACACAGCTATAAACTTTTTGTATTTAAAGATATGAAGCAAGTTTTTAAAAAAGCTGTAAAAAATGAGTTAAATAAATCAACTTTTGAACTAAGAAATGTTCAAGGAAAAAGAAAAAATTTAGAGAGTTTTTGGGTAGATATTTTCGTTGAAGAGCAAATTGAAGATAATAAAACAATTGCTTACAATATAATATGTCAAGATGTAACTGATAAAAAAAGAATTTATAAGTTATATAAAGATTTGAATCTTAAAATTGAAGAGTATGATGCTATTTTTGAAAATGTTCATAGCGGTATTGCATTATTGAATTTAGAAAATAAATTTGTTAAAGTTAACAGTAAAATATCAGAACTTCTTGGATATTCGCAAGAGGAGATACTTAAATTATCACCAGTTGATATAATTAGTAATAGTTCAAAAGAGTTATTAGAAAATATGTTAAGAGATATTGCTGATTTTACAAAAATATTAAAAATTGAAAAGATATTTATAAAAAAAGACAATACTCCTATACATCTTGAGCTATCTTTAATTTTACTTGCAAAAAAGGCTAGAATTATTTTTATAATAAACTCACTAGAAGACAAAAGAAAGCTTCAGGAATTAAATCTAAATCTTGAAAAAAGAATCAAAAAAGAGTTAGAAAAAAGTAAAACAAAAGATAAAATCCATTATCAAGAACAGTTAAAAAGCGCAAAATTGAGCTATATTGGAGTTTTATCTGCTGGAATTACACATGAAATAAATACACCTTTAACATATGTAAAAGGAAATTTAGAGCTTATGCACTACGATATTGAAGCTCTTGAAAATTCAGATATAAAAAATAGAATGTTGCAAGATAGTAAAAAAATAAAAGAGGGTTTAAACAGAATTGCAAATATAGTCGAAAGTATGAGAGAAATTTCTCATTCAAATGAAAGTGAAAAAACAGATTTTAATATATATGCGACTATACTTACGGCTTTGACTATGGCACATAATAGAGCAAAACATATTAGTAAAATATATTTAAATGGTGAAATTTTTGATATAAATAATATTGACAACAATAGATTTATTTTTATGAGTAATATTCAAAAACAAAGAATTGAGCAGATTTGGATTATTATTATAAATAACGCTCTTGATGAATTAGTAAAGATAGAAAACTATGAAAATAGAGAGCTTAAAATTGATATTTTAGAAGAGAAAAACAGTATTCTTGTAAGATTTAAAGATAATGCTGGTGGATTAAATAAAGAGATACTAAAAAAACTTTTTGAACCATTTACAAGTTCTAAAAGTCAAGGTGGAATGGGAATTGGTCTATCTATTGCAAAAAAAATAATAGAAGAGCATAATGGTAGTATAAAAGCTTACAATGAAGATAATGGAGCACTTTTTGAAATAAGGCTCAAAAAAATAAAAGAGGATAAGGTTTGA
- a CDS encoding PAS domain-containing protein, with protein MKNKNLIFRYFLYFILSFSISVFVINWFKNSSFEYIIDDYKHETLTKYNRYYEELIKTSDFIYFNGFIKNKKLISILQKNDEDKIKDELYFEFEPEFSYYKTLGIHDISFYSIYNKPILNFQDINFDDNFNIQITQKVVALKKEVVAIKYSEKNSMILFSKPIIDEKLNLLAVVNFEFNFNQILNKLNSNSELIFEKFVSNSSDIEENKLFVLIPIFELEDKKTLYIKSNLLEKNVKIEKLNNFYTFLTIFFGFSFAVIIFLLYKSKVQEFRNKLLKISYDDLLSQVDRYVLKLDTDLDGKITFVTKCFCEISGYSKDEIIGKNVNILRHPDMSQNFYKNLWKELRAKKIWQGEVKNIDKFGNTYWVKTSLFPKYNEKKQHIGYSSIRTDITSTKQLEKTNRLLKDDLSNRLNDLKIQDEKALNSLKVALMSKILDSFSHQWKAPISKIYFELLKLNNLEKDFDISKIEEVKNSIETELRDLSDMLNETKTLFSSRQNMSSNLFDIVKSISKKIDNSLIEIRYDFDENIKLNIAHNDLKNIIFNIVSTILDFVKNYSLEKSIVNISLQIEENSDEIVLKIEDNIKDIRKKDFLEQLLNFKDEHKFDSKIYLANLLADKNQAIFLCNILESSTSYYIKFKKAKIF; from the coding sequence ATGAAAAATAAAAACCTAATTTTTAGGTATTTTTTATATTTTATTTTATCTTTTTCAATATCTGTTTTTGTAATAAATTGGTTTAAAAATAGTAGTTTTGAATATATTATAGATGATTATAAGCACGAGACTTTAACTAAATATAATAGATATTATGAAGAGTTGATTAAAACAAGTGATTTTATATATTTTAATGGATTTATAAAAAACAAAAAACTAATATCTATCTTACAAAAAAATGATGAGGATAAGATAAAAGATGAGCTCTATTTTGAGTTTGAGCCAGAGTTTTCATATTACAAAACTTTAGGAATACATGATATTAGTTTTTACTCTATATACAATAAACCAATACTAAACTTTCAAGATATAAATTTTGATGATAATTTTAATATACAAATTACTCAAAAAGTAGTAGCTTTAAAAAAAGAGGTTGTTGCTATAAAATATAGTGAAAAAAATAGCATGATTTTATTTTCAAAACCAATTATTGATGAAAAATTAAATTTACTAGCAGTTGTAAATTTTGAGTTTAATTTTAATCAAATTTTAAATAAGTTAAATTCAAATTCAGAATTAATATTTGAAAAATTTGTTTCAAACTCTTCTGATATTGAAGAAAACAAACTTTTTGTTTTAATTCCAATTTTTGAATTAGAAGATAAAAAAACTCTTTATATAAAATCAAACTTATTAGAAAAAAATGTAAAAATAGAAAAATTAAATAATTTTTATACTTTTTTGACTATATTTTTTGGCTTTAGTTTTGCAGTTATTATTTTTTTACTCTATAAATCAAAAGTTCAAGAGTTTAGAAATAAGCTTTTAAAAATTAGTTATGATGATTTATTATCTCAAGTAGATAGATATGTTTTGAAACTTGATACTGATTTGGATGGAAAAATTACTTTTGTAACAAAATGTTTTTGTGAAATATCAGGATATTCTAAAGATGAGATTATTGGTAAAAATGTAAATATTTTAAGACATCCAGATATGTCACAAAACTTTTATAAAAACCTTTGGAAAGAATTAAGAGCAAAAAAAATATGGCAAGGTGAAGTAAAAAATATAGATAAATTTGGAAATACATATTGGGTTAAAACGTCGTTGTTTCCAAAATATAATGAGAAAAAACAACATATTGGATATTCTTCTATTAGAACAGATATAACTTCAACAAAACAACTTGAAAAAACAAATAGATTGTTAAAAGATGACCTATCAAATAGATTAAATGATTTGAAAATTCAAGATGAAAAAGCTTTGAATTCTTTAAAAGTTGCACTTATGTCAAAAATTTTGGATAGCTTTTCACACCAATGGAAAGCTCCAATATCAAAAATATATTTCGAGTTATTAAAACTAAATAATCTTGAAAAAGATTTTGACATCTCAAAAATAGAAGAGGTAAAAAATAGTATTGAAACTGAATTAAGAGATTTATCTGATATGTTAAATGAGACAAAAACTCTGTTTTCTTCAAGACAAAATATGAGTTCAAATCTTTTTGATATTGTAAAAAGTATATCAAAAAAAATTGATAATTCATTGATTGAAATAAGATATGATTTTGATGAAAATATTAAGCTAAATATTGCGCATAATGATTTAAAAAATATTATTTTTAATATTGTTTCTACTATTTTAGATTTTGTAAAAAATTACTCTTTGGAAAAAAGTATTGTAAATATTTCACTACAAATAGAAGAAAATTCAGATGAAATAGTTTTAAAAATTGAAGATAATATAAAAGACATAAGAAAAAAAGATTTTCTGGAACAGCTTTTAAACTTTAAAGATGAGCATAAATTTGATTCAAAAATATATTTAGCGAATCTTTTAGCAGATAAAAATCAAGCTATATTTTTATGCAATATTTTAGAAAGTAGCACAAGTTACTATATAAAATTTAAAAAGGCAAAAATATTTTGA
- a CDS encoding response regulator has protein sequence MSKKYSIAVIDDEVEILDMLSRFLNRNPDFSVQTFSNPVSALSSINNSTKYDLVLLDIMMPQMNGLDVLEKLKEINSNQKVIMMTAYSTLDKVLKSHKIGATNYVMKPFSSLDSLEKKVIEVLEA, from the coding sequence ATGAGTAAAAAATATTCTATCGCAGTAATAGATGATGAAGTAGAAATTTTGGATATGCTAAGTAGATTTCTAAATAGAAATCCAGATTTTAGTGTTCAAACATTTTCAAATCCTGTTTCTGCTTTGAGTTCAATAAATAATAGCACAAAATATGATTTAGTTTTACTCGATATTATGATGCCACAGATGAATGGTCTTGATGTTTTGGAAAAATTAAAAGAGATAAATAGTAATCAAAAAGTTATTATGATGACTGCTTATTCAACTTTGGATAAAGTTTTAAAATCTCATAAAATAGGTGCAACAAACTATGTTATGAAACCTTTTAGTTCTCTTGATTCATTGGAAAAGAAGGTAATTGAAGTTCTAGAAGCTTAA
- a CDS encoding CZB domain-containing protein produces the protein MNTFQKNSNRAVFEVESISNKIFINLAKLDHVIYKNNLYQLIFGNSHNFKPVDHTQCRLGQWYNTGLGKQEFSFTHSYKGLDNPHSIVHKEANILANECSGNDISCSKELIEDKIDLVEKASEQVFIFLDRILEEKNEQVMKEAANKLFNEEK, from the coding sequence ATGAATACATTCCAAAAAAATTCAAATAGAGCTGTTTTTGAAGTTGAAAGTATCTCAAATAAAATTTTTATAAATCTTGCAAAACTTGATCATGTTATTTATAAAAATAATTTATATCAACTAATCTTTGGTAATTCTCATAACTTCAAACCAGTTGATCATACGCAGTGTAGATTAGGGCAGTGGTATAATACAGGACTTGGTAAACAAGAGTTTAGTTTCACACACTCTTATAAAGGATTGGATAATCCACACTCAATTGTTCATAAAGAGGCAAATATTCTTGCAAATGAGTGTTCTGGAAATGATATATCTTGCTCAAAAGAGTTAATTGAAGATAAAATTGATCTTGTTGAAAAAGCAAGTGAACAAGTGTTTATATTTTTAGATAGAATTCTTGAAGAGAAAAATGAGCAAGTTATGAAAGAAGCTGCAAACAAATTATTCAACGAGGAGAAGTAA
- a CDS encoding NAD(P)/FAD-dependent oxidoreductase translates to MFASNLDKKKFKNICLIESNNKIGQKIKVSGGAKCNITNEFVSDNNYLGDRTFAKEILENFSKDDLLAFLNKNQVFPKINPKIVKGTYFCNSSQDVIDMFALKTSHIKKYFETKVLDLDFNDFFTIHTSNGKIESKKVVVASGGLSYSSLGASSFAFDIAKKFNHTINKLNPALVGFTVQKEQFWFKELSGLSIFVNIFVDGKDGKKKIEGNLLFAHKGFSGPAVLTSSLYWEKGKIQIDFLPNMKLESFLIGNKNISTALPLPKRFIQEFLSSVDLEDKSCSKLTQQDLDKLKLLKSYELSPAGNFGFTKAEVTKGGIDTNEINHNSFESLKQKDLYFIGECLDLTGELGGFNFQIVFSQAFICANDLNKN, encoded by the coding sequence ATGTTTGCTTCAAATTTGGATAAAAAAAAGTTTAAAAATATTTGCCTAATAGAATCAAATAACAAAATAGGTCAAAAGATAAAGGTTTCAGGCGGAGCTAAATGCAATATTACAAATGAGTTTGTAAGTGATAATAACTATTTAGGAGATAGAACTTTTGCAAAAGAGATTTTAGAAAATTTTTCAAAAGATGATTTATTAGCGTTTTTAAATAAAAATCAAGTTTTTCCAAAAATTAACCCTAAAATTGTTAAAGGAACATATTTTTGTAACTCTAGTCAAGATGTTATTGATATGTTCGCTTTAAAAACTTCTCATATTAAAAAATATTTTGAAACAAAAGTTTTGGATTTAGATTTTAATGATTTTTTTACGATTCACACATCAAATGGAAAAATAGAGTCAAAAAAAGTTGTAGTTGCAAGTGGTGGATTATCTTATAGCTCTTTAGGAGCTTCGAGTTTTGCTTTTGATATAGCAAAAAAATTTAACCATACAATTAACAAATTAAATCCAGCTCTCGTAGGTTTTACTGTTCAAAAAGAACAGTTTTGGTTTAAAGAGCTATCAGGATTATCAATATTTGTAAATATTTTTGTAGATGGCAAAGATGGAAAAAAGAAAATTGAAGGAAATCTTCTTTTTGCTCATAAAGGATTTAGTGGACCAGCTGTTTTAACATCTTCTTTATATTGGGAAAAAGGAAAAATTCAAATAGATTTTTTACCAAATATGAAATTAGAAAGTTTTTTAATTGGAAATAAAAATATTTCAACTGCACTTCCTTTACCAAAAAGATTTATTCAAGAGTTTTTATCTTCAGTAGATTTAGAAGATAAAAGTTGTTCAAAATTAACACAACAAGATTTAGATAAATTAAAACTTCTAAAAAGTTATGAATTAAGTCCTGCTGGAAATTTTGGTTTTACTAAAGCTGAGGTTACAAAAGGTGGTATTGATACAAATGAGATAAATCATAACTCTTTTGAGAGTTTAAAACAAAAAGATTTATATTTTATAGGAGAGTGTTTGGATTTAACAGGAGAACTAGGGGGCTTTAATTTCCAAATAGTATTTTCTCAAGCTTTTATTTGTGCAAATGACCTAAATAAGAATTAA